One segment of Microbacterium arborescens DNA contains the following:
- the gndA gene encoding NADP-dependent phosphogluconate dehydrogenase, producing the protein MASTPSPTGPSTDQDQAPHEAATVHEGAPRPEEVDRPTPDESSAPAEAGSGSANIGVVGLAVMGSNLARNLASREGNTVAVFNRSRSKTDELVETHPEAGFIPAFSYEEFAANLQKPRTAIIMVKAGRPTDAVIDELMRVFEPGDIIVDGGNSLFTDTIRREKAVREAGFNFVGMGVSGGEEGALLGPSLMPGGPDESWVTLGPILKSIAAVAEGEPCVTHVGHDGAGHFVKMVHNGIEYADMQLIAEAYDLIRRGTGKSPAEIADIFAEWNRGELESYLIEITAEVLRQTDAATGRPLVDVIVDQAGAKGTGAWTVQTALDLGVPVSGIAEAVFARSLSSHREQRDVSGSLPGPDDASFTVDDADAFIEQVRLALYASKIVAYSQGFDEIRAGAAQYGWNIDLGAVSKIWRGGCIIRAQFLNRIADAYATGDELPVLLTAPYFVEALGRAQEAWRHVVQAAAGAGIPAPAFSSSLSYYDGLRAERLPAALIQGQRDFFGAHTYKRIDKDGTFHTLWSGDRSEVEAEDTH; encoded by the coding sequence ATGGCGTCGACCCCCTCACCGACAGGACCCTCGACCGATCAGGATCAGGCGCCGCACGAAGCGGCCACGGTCCACGAGGGCGCCCCGCGTCCCGAGGAAGTCGACCGACCGACCCCCGACGAGAGCAGCGCTCCCGCCGAGGCGGGCTCCGGCTCCGCGAACATCGGTGTCGTCGGGCTGGCGGTCATGGGCTCGAACCTCGCCCGCAACCTCGCGAGCCGCGAAGGCAACACGGTCGCCGTGTTCAACCGGTCGCGCTCGAAGACCGACGAGCTCGTCGAGACCCACCCCGAGGCGGGCTTCATCCCCGCGTTCTCGTACGAGGAGTTCGCAGCGAACCTGCAGAAGCCCCGCACCGCGATCATCATGGTCAAGGCCGGTCGGCCCACCGACGCCGTGATCGACGAGCTCATGCGGGTGTTCGAGCCGGGCGACATCATCGTCGACGGCGGCAACTCGCTGTTCACCGACACCATCCGTCGCGAGAAGGCCGTCCGCGAGGCCGGCTTCAACTTCGTCGGCATGGGCGTCTCCGGCGGCGAGGAGGGCGCTCTGCTCGGTCCCTCTCTCATGCCCGGCGGCCCCGACGAGTCGTGGGTGACCCTCGGCCCGATCCTGAAGTCGATCGCCGCCGTCGCCGAGGGCGAGCCCTGCGTGACGCACGTCGGCCACGACGGCGCGGGCCACTTCGTGAAGATGGTGCACAACGGCATCGAGTACGCCGACATGCAGCTCATCGCCGAGGCCTACGATCTCATCCGCCGAGGCACGGGCAAGTCGCCCGCCGAGATCGCCGACATCTTCGCCGAGTGGAACCGCGGCGAGCTCGAGTCGTACCTCATCGAGATCACCGCCGAGGTGCTGCGTCAGACGGATGCCGCGACGGGTCGGCCGCTCGTCGACGTGATCGTCGACCAGGCGGGCGCCAAGGGCACCGGAGCGTGGACCGTGCAGACCGCGCTCGATCTGGGCGTTCCCGTCTCGGGAATCGCGGAGGCCGTCTTCGCGCGGTCGCTGTCGAGCCACCGTGAGCAGCGCGACGTCTCGGGCTCGCTGCCCGGCCCCGACGACGCCTCCTTCACGGTCGACGACGCGGACGCCTTCATCGAGCAGGTGCGCCTGGCGCTCTACGCCTCGAAGATCGTCGCGTACTCGCAGGGCTTCGACGAGATCCGGGCTGGAGCGGCCCAGTACGGCTGGAACATCGACCTCGGCGCCGTGTCGAAGATCTGGCGCGGCGGCTGCATCATCCGCGCGCAGTTCCTCAACCGCATCGCCGACGCATACGCGACCGGTGACGAGCTCCCCGTCCTGCTGACCGCGCCGTACTTCGTCGAGGCCCTCGGCCGCGCCCAGGAGGCCTGGCGCCACGTCGTGCAGGCCGCGGCCGGCGCCGGCATCCCGGCCCCCGCCTTCAGCTCGTCGCTGTCGTACTACGACGGCCTGCGTGCGGAGCGCCTGCCGGCCGCTCTCATCCAGGGCCAGCGCGACTTCTTCGGTGCGCACACCTACAAGCGCATCGACAAGGACGGCACCTTCCACACCCTGTGGTCGGGCGATCGCTCCGAGGTCGAGGCCGAAGACACGCACTGA
- a CDS encoding magnesium and cobalt transport protein CorA, producing MTNVETAVYVDGSVVRDDLPPDEAAALARERAGFAWIALIDVDDAEIQTRAAELGMSPMAVKEALRPHQRSIFERYGDHAFVVLQPAHYDDASETVRCDEIDVFLARHLIVTVTRSDRIDLDELRGRLQSHPQLLRRGPGSVMWVLAERVTTGYRAVLDGVENDIDEIEDQLFGDGPDVSRRIFDLQREVIDLAHATSPLPDVLTRLGTTLTDAAAGAEPAGWDDVRGRAQYVAERVQSMRHTLDDALTIHATLVNQRLDEKMADLTVVQVRQNEQVKKISSWAAIGFAPTFVASVYGMNFTFMPELAQPWGYPMALGLMVLLSAGLYGIFKHNDWL from the coding sequence ATGACGAACGTTGAGACGGCGGTTTATGTCGACGGCTCCGTCGTGCGCGACGATCTCCCGCCCGATGAGGCGGCCGCACTCGCGCGCGAGCGCGCGGGCTTCGCCTGGATCGCGCTGATCGACGTCGACGACGCCGAGATCCAGACCCGCGCGGCCGAGCTGGGGATGTCCCCCATGGCGGTGAAAGAGGCACTGCGGCCGCACCAGCGGTCGATCTTCGAACGGTACGGCGATCATGCGTTCGTCGTCCTGCAGCCCGCGCATTACGACGACGCCTCCGAGACGGTCCGCTGCGACGAGATCGACGTCTTCCTCGCGCGCCATCTCATCGTGACGGTCACGCGGTCGGATCGGATCGACCTCGACGAGCTCCGCGGCCGGCTCCAATCGCACCCGCAGCTCCTGCGCCGCGGACCGGGATCGGTCATGTGGGTGCTCGCCGAACGCGTGACGACCGGATATCGCGCGGTGCTCGACGGCGTCGAGAACGACATCGACGAGATCGAGGACCAGCTCTTCGGCGACGGCCCGGACGTCTCGCGGCGCATCTTCGACCTGCAGCGAGAGGTGATCGACCTGGCCCATGCCACGTCGCCGCTGCCCGACGTGCTGACCCGACTGGGCACGACGCTCACCGACGCGGCGGCGGGGGCGGAGCCAGCGGGATGGGATGACGTTCGCGGGCGCGCCCAGTACGTCGCGGAGCGCGTGCAGTCGATGCGGCACACGCTCGACGATGCCCTGACGATCCACGCGACGCTCGTCAACCAGCGTCTCGACGAGAAGATGGCAGACCTCACCGTCGTCCAGGTACGTCAGAACGAGCAGGTCAAGAAGATCTCATCGTGGGCGGCCATCGGGTTCGCCCCCACTTTCGTCGCGAGCGTCTACGGCATGAACTTCACGTTCATGCCCGAGCTCGCGCAGCCGTGGGGCTACCCGATGGCGCTCGGGCTGATGGTGCTTCTGAGCGCCGGCCTCTACGGGATCTTCAAGCACAACGACTGGCTCTGA
- a CDS encoding response regulator transcription factor codes for MTTPAPATLQRPDGSPLRVLVVDDEQMLTDLLSMALKMEGWEVRSAASGFEALSLAREFEPDAMVLDIMMPDLDGMSVLQRLRQSGDDVPVLFLTAKDSVGDRVAGLTAGGDDYVTKPFSLEEVVARLRGLMRRAGTATAGGVDPVLRVGDLTLNEDSHEIERAGTSIELTATEFELLRYLMRNQRRVVSKAQILDRVWNYDFGGRSSVVELYISYLRKKIDAGREPLIHTVRGVGYMIKAPQ; via the coding sequence ATGACCACCCCAGCACCCGCCACACTGCAGCGTCCCGACGGCTCCCCGCTGCGCGTCCTCGTCGTCGACGACGAACAGATGCTCACCGACCTGCTCTCGATGGCGCTCAAGATGGAAGGCTGGGAGGTCCGCTCCGCGGCATCCGGATTCGAAGCGCTCTCGCTCGCACGCGAGTTCGAGCCCGACGCGATGGTGCTCGACATCATGATGCCCGACCTCGACGGGATGTCGGTGCTGCAACGGCTCCGCCAGTCCGGTGACGACGTTCCCGTGCTGTTCCTCACCGCGAAAGACTCCGTGGGCGACCGGGTCGCCGGGCTGACGGCAGGCGGCGACGACTACGTCACCAAGCCGTTCAGCCTCGAAGAGGTCGTGGCACGGCTGCGCGGCCTCATGCGGCGCGCGGGCACGGCGACCGCGGGCGGTGTCGACCCGGTGCTCCGCGTCGGCGACCTCACCCTCAACGAGGATTCGCACGAGATCGAGCGGGCCGGGACCAGCATCGAGCTCACCGCGACCGAGTTCGAGCTGCTGCGCTACCTCATGCGCAACCAGCGCCGCGTCGTCTCGAAGGCGCAGATCCTCGACCGCGTGTGGAACTACGACTTCGGCGGCCGTTCCTCCGTGGTCGAGTTGTACATCTCGTACCTGCGCAAGAAGATCGATGCCGGTCGCGAGCCGCTCATCCACACCGTCCGAGGCGTGGGCTACATGATCAAAGCGCCGCAGTGA
- a CDS encoding sensor histidine kinase: protein MTSAPDRNAVRERTDRRPRKRWTLQTRLMLTVVGVVALTLISSAVGLATTIGTVLVSTVTTNAESLTRGLKLFDSSGYVVRVRSAEETIAGTTGLPYGYTLLVQDPRGPITGATFDGDEGVRDLTAAELNDLASTDLSALPATIEIGDLGAFRVVSFTAGDITGLGALPLAQVDGTVATVVTTITIVTVGGLLLLSAAIAVVIQRSLRPLRVVADTATRVASLPLAQGAVSISERVPEEETDDHDEIGRVGAALNTLLDHVDASLVARQRNEERMRSFVADASHELRTPLASIRGYSELSLRAMRQGVPGVEETTTAALERIQAQSLRMTSLVEDLLLLARLDEGQELVYGTVDLTALAIDAVADARAAGQDHEWRLDVGDEPVVVAADATRITQVVANLLANARVHTPAGTTVTTAVRVTDGTAVLSVHDDGPGIDPAVADHIFERFSRGDSSRARQTGGTGLGLSIARAIVAAHGGSLTVQSEPGSTTFELRLTARPSDPGTGAGAGADGEAGAGAAPAGDPDGEGSR, encoded by the coding sequence GTGACCTCCGCCCCCGACCGCAACGCGGTGCGCGAGCGTACGGACCGTCGGCCGCGCAAGCGGTGGACGCTGCAGACCCGGTTGATGCTGACCGTGGTCGGCGTCGTCGCGCTGACGCTGATCTCGAGCGCGGTCGGTCTCGCCACGACGATCGGCACGGTGCTGGTCTCAACCGTCACCACCAACGCCGAATCGCTCACGCGCGGACTCAAACTCTTCGACAGCAGCGGGTACGTCGTGCGTGTGCGTTCCGCAGAGGAGACGATCGCCGGCACGACGGGTCTCCCTTACGGATACACACTGCTGGTGCAGGACCCGCGCGGTCCGATCACCGGTGCGACCTTCGACGGCGACGAGGGAGTGCGCGACCTCACCGCCGCGGAGCTGAACGATCTCGCTTCGACGGACCTCAGCGCCCTTCCGGCGACGATCGAGATCGGCGACCTCGGCGCGTTCCGCGTCGTGTCATTCACAGCCGGCGACATCACCGGGCTGGGCGCTCTTCCGCTCGCTCAGGTCGACGGGACTGTCGCAACCGTCGTCACCACGATCACGATCGTGACCGTCGGTGGCCTTCTCCTCCTCAGCGCGGCGATCGCGGTTGTCATTCAGCGCTCGCTCCGGCCGTTGCGCGTCGTCGCTGACACCGCGACCCGGGTCGCGTCGCTCCCCCTTGCGCAGGGAGCCGTCTCCATCAGCGAGCGCGTACCCGAGGAGGAGACCGACGACCACGATGAGATCGGCCGCGTCGGAGCAGCACTGAACACCCTCCTCGATCATGTCGATGCGTCCCTCGTCGCCCGCCAGCGCAACGAAGAGCGCATGCGATCGTTCGTCGCCGACGCGAGTCATGAGCTTCGCACGCCCCTCGCCTCGATCCGTGGATACTCCGAGCTCTCGCTCCGCGCGATGCGTCAAGGTGTGCCGGGCGTCGAAGAGACCACGACCGCCGCGCTCGAACGCATCCAGGCGCAGTCGCTGCGCATGACGAGCCTCGTCGAGGATCTGCTCCTTCTCGCTCGGCTCGACGAAGGACAGGAGCTCGTCTACGGAACGGTCGACCTCACGGCCCTCGCCATCGACGCGGTGGCCGACGCCCGAGCGGCAGGCCAGGATCACGAGTGGCGCCTGGATGTCGGCGATGAACCGGTCGTCGTCGCGGCGGACGCCACCCGCATCACGCAGGTCGTCGCGAATCTCCTCGCCAATGCGCGCGTCCACACCCCAGCCGGCACCACCGTCACCACGGCAGTGCGCGTCACCGACGGTACGGCGGTCCTCTCGGTGCACGACGACGGCCCCGGCATCGACCCCGCCGTCGCCGATCACATCTTCGAGCGTTTCTCGCGCGGCGACAGCTCGCGGGCACGCCAAACCGGCGGCACAGGCCTCGGCCTCTCGATCGCCCGCGCCATCGTGGCGGCACACGGCGGATCACTCACGGTGCAGAGCGAGCCCGGCTCGACCACGTTCGAGCTCCGGCTGACCGCGCGACCGTCTGATCCTGGGACGGGCGCGGGGGCAGGCGCGGACGGTGAGGCGGGGGCGGGCGCCGCTCCTGCCGGTGATCCCGATGGCGAGGGGTCGCGATGA
- a CDS encoding HNH endonuclease signature motif containing protein, translated as MSANAGGGPGGGVVSPHARAIAAYTETLALVHHADVASVRALAELGRSALREARRDGVRGMASDMELRSVAAEAAGLARRSDRRLQADIDHALTIVDDYPAVFAAWEQRRITRDHVDVVVKAATGLPGEVGEEFEAAAIAVCEQDIATRVTPALRALAERLHDRTFTDRHRDAAAGRCVRVLHGADGMSDVIATVPTVIAVGMLDRLTQMGQAVKDARDVGGRGDAVEADAAPDARTMDQLRADILSDLVLGGTPVVDPTYGADRTGGLGAIRARVQVTVTAETLVGRDEHPADAVGAGPIDADTARELAGQVSEWDRLFIDPVTRTPVEIDTYRPTLAMKKLLTARDQHCRFPGCRRAAIRCELDHTVDYALGGHTHLLNLAHLCQRHHSMKQFTRWEVRQLGGGVLEWTSPLGRVYREDIPVPAVCFTTDTTDTADPPPGEPPPF; from the coding sequence ATGTCAGCCAACGCAGGTGGTGGGCCGGGTGGGGGCGTCGTCTCGCCGCACGCCCGAGCGATCGCGGCGTACACCGAGACGTTGGCGCTGGTGCATCACGCGGATGTCGCGTCGGTGCGGGCTCTCGCCGAGCTGGGTCGGTCGGCGCTTCGCGAGGCGCGCCGTGACGGGGTGCGCGGGATGGCGTCGGACATGGAGCTGCGGTCGGTCGCGGCAGAAGCGGCGGGGTTGGCGCGGCGCAGCGACCGGCGACTGCAGGCCGACATCGACCACGCGTTGACGATCGTCGATGACTACCCGGCCGTGTTCGCGGCATGGGAGCAACGGCGAATCACCCGCGACCACGTCGACGTGGTCGTGAAAGCGGCAACCGGGCTGCCCGGCGAGGTGGGGGAAGAGTTCGAGGCCGCCGCGATCGCCGTCTGCGAGCAGGACATCGCCACCCGGGTCACACCCGCCCTGCGAGCCCTGGCAGAACGGCTCCACGACCGCACATTCACCGACCGGCACCGAGACGCCGCCGCGGGGCGGTGCGTAAGGGTCCTGCACGGGGCGGACGGAATGTCCGATGTCATCGCGACCGTACCGACCGTGATCGCGGTGGGGATGCTCGACCGGCTCACCCAGATGGGACAAGCCGTCAAGGATGCCCGGGACGTGGGTGGTCGCGGTGATGCGGTGGAGGCCGATGCTGCACCTGACGCCCGGACGATGGATCAGCTGCGTGCTGACATCCTCAGCGACCTCGTCCTCGGCGGCACGCCCGTGGTCGACCCGACCTACGGGGCCGACCGGACCGGCGGGCTCGGCGCGATCCGCGCACGCGTGCAGGTCACCGTCACGGCGGAGACCCTGGTGGGCCGTGACGAGCACCCCGCCGACGCGGTCGGTGCCGGACCGATCGACGCCGACACGGCGCGTGAGCTCGCGGGACAGGTCTCCGAGTGGGACCGGCTCTTCATCGACCCGGTCACCCGCACCCCGGTCGAGATCGACACCTACCGACCCACCCTGGCGATGAAGAAGCTCCTCACCGCTCGTGACCAGCACTGCCGGTTCCCCGGATGCCGCAGGGCCGCGATCAGGTGTGAGCTCGACCACACCGTCGATTACGCCCTCGGTGGCCACACCCACCTCCTCAACCTCGCCCACCTCTGCCAGAGACACCACTCGATGAAGCAATTCACCCGGTGGGAAGTGCGGCAGCTCGGCGGCGGGGTCCTGGAATGGACCTCACCCCTCGGACGGGTCTACCGCGAAGACATACCCGTGCCCGCCGTCTGCTTCACCACCGACACGACCGACACGGCCGACCCGCCACCGGGCGAACCGCCACCCTTCTGA
- a CDS encoding FAD-dependent oxidoreductase yields the protein MTSLTALRNRAVGALGRVSMYRFVLVALSVLAVIAFVLTLAGQIAGDPLALPVSLVVLAAAIIVVDAVAQRLLGRTWRIESAVITALILFFVLRPTLEPAGLAGLAIAGAVASASKYLLAWRGRHIFNPAAAGATVLTVLSIPFPDLGASAWWVGTPVLAVPVVVLGGLVVVRTEKVRVVAVFLVVAVAVAFVRTIVQYAQVSLPVDATVIGQVLWSSPFLFLGAFMLSEPLTLPPRRRQQYAVAALVGALAGWPILIGDVSLGQERALLIGNLLAFFFAYRAAVRLTFVERRALTPSVRELTFRAHRGFRFRPGQYLELEVPHRRPDARGTRREFSIVSAPAELPEVRIAIREGSQSSYKKALAVVEPGRDLPVTGVWGDFVLPARTDAKVVLVAAGIGVTPFVSQLREMRLAGERRDVVMIYVASDAEELAFRDDIIAAGIPVMVVTRDEPRNLPDHWRWTGGERLSAASLAGLVPDLGDRHAFISGPPRLIAELAPALSKARSLTTDAFAGY from the coding sequence ATGACATCCCTGACGGCCCTTCGGAACCGAGCTGTCGGTGCACTCGGCCGCGTGTCGATGTACCGGTTCGTGCTCGTCGCGCTCTCGGTGCTCGCGGTCATCGCGTTCGTGTTGACACTGGCGGGGCAGATCGCGGGCGATCCGCTCGCGCTGCCGGTCTCGCTCGTTGTGCTGGCCGCCGCGATCATCGTCGTGGATGCCGTGGCGCAGCGCCTGCTCGGCCGTACATGGCGCATCGAGTCGGCGGTCATCACCGCTCTGATCCTGTTCTTCGTTCTGCGACCGACGCTCGAGCCGGCGGGACTGGCCGGGCTCGCGATCGCCGGAGCGGTCGCCTCGGCATCGAAGTACCTGCTCGCGTGGCGCGGTCGTCACATCTTCAACCCGGCCGCCGCCGGTGCGACGGTGCTCACCGTGCTGAGTATCCCGTTCCCCGACCTGGGAGCGTCGGCCTGGTGGGTCGGCACGCCCGTTCTGGCGGTGCCGGTCGTCGTGCTCGGCGGCCTGGTGGTGGTGCGGACCGAGAAGGTGCGGGTCGTGGCCGTCTTCCTCGTCGTCGCGGTCGCTGTCGCGTTCGTGCGCACGATCGTGCAGTATGCGCAGGTCTCGCTCCCGGTCGATGCGACGGTCATCGGGCAGGTGCTGTGGTCGTCGCCGTTCCTCTTCCTCGGCGCGTTCATGCTGTCGGAGCCGTTGACGCTCCCGCCCCGTCGGCGGCAGCAGTACGCGGTCGCCGCGCTCGTGGGGGCTCTTGCCGGGTGGCCCATCCTGATCGGCGACGTGAGTCTCGGGCAGGAGCGCGCGCTGCTGATCGGCAACCTGCTCGCCTTCTTCTTCGCCTACCGCGCCGCGGTGCGGTTGACCTTCGTGGAGCGCAGGGCGCTGACGCCGTCGGTTCGCGAGCTCACGTTCCGGGCTCATCGCGGCTTCCGATTCCGCCCGGGACAGTACCTCGAGCTCGAGGTCCCGCACCGCCGACCAGATGCGCGGGGCACACGGCGAGAGTTCTCGATCGTCTCGGCGCCTGCGGAGCTGCCGGAGGTTCGGATCGCGATCCGTGAGGGTTCTCAGTCGAGCTACAAGAAGGCCCTCGCGGTCGTGGAGCCCGGCCGGGATCTTCCTGTCACGGGTGTCTGGGGCGACTTCGTGCTGCCGGCGCGGACGGACGCGAAGGTCGTGCTGGTGGCTGCGGGGATCGGCGTGACGCCCTTCGTGTCGCAGCTGCGTGAGATGCGCCTGGCTGGAGAGCGTCGCGACGTCGTCATGATCTACGTCGCATCGGATGCCGAGGAGCTGGCATTCCGCGACGACATCATTGCTGCGGGCATCCCGGTGATGGTGGTGACGCGTGATGAGCCTCGGAACCTTCCGGATCATTGGCGCTGGACCGGGGGAGAGCGGCTGAGCGCCGCCTCGCTGGCCGGTCTCGTCCCGGATCTCGGCGATCGGCATGCCTTCATCTCCGGCCCACCTCGGCTCATCGCCGAACTGGCTCCCGCGCTGTCGAAGGCCCGATCGCTCACGACCGACGCCTTCGCCGGATACTGA
- a CDS encoding FAD:protein FMN transferase: MMAAAAGSGRWEFDAIGTVWCIESEAPLGDAERAAVMSVVDAFDRDWSRFRDDSTVSRLAAGGSVVAPPDAVDMLALYGALADATDGAVNPLVGDVLARRGYDASYSMRDGGASAAVAQWRDVVELSDDRLTLHRPATVDVGAVGKGRLVDLVLAELRQRTAGWLVVDASGDLAVDGVRQRVALEHPYDASRAVGVWALDAGALCASATNRRAWGDGLHHVLDARTGEPVREYAATWAVAADAMTADAVATALFFDGGPRFAERSRASWVRMRTDGAVEWSPHCEAELFV, translated from the coding sequence ATGATGGCCGCGGCTGCCGGCTCCGGACGGTGGGAGTTCGACGCCATCGGGACCGTGTGGTGCATCGAGAGCGAAGCGCCCCTGGGCGATGCCGAGCGCGCGGCGGTCATGTCGGTGGTCGATGCGTTCGACCGTGACTGGTCGCGGTTCCGCGACGACTCGACCGTGAGCCGACTGGCCGCGGGCGGGTCGGTGGTCGCGCCGCCCGACGCGGTGGACATGCTCGCGCTCTACGGCGCGTTGGCCGATGCCACGGACGGTGCGGTGAACCCCCTCGTCGGTGACGTGCTCGCGCGGCGCGGCTACGACGCGTCGTACTCGATGCGCGACGGCGGTGCCTCCGCCGCGGTGGCGCAGTGGCGCGATGTCGTCGAGCTCTCCGATGACCGACTCACGCTTCATCGCCCGGCGACGGTCGATGTGGGCGCGGTGGGCAAAGGCCGCCTCGTCGATCTCGTGCTGGCGGAGCTGCGACAGCGGACGGCCGGCTGGCTCGTCGTCGACGCGAGCGGCGACCTGGCGGTCGACGGGGTGCGTCAGCGCGTCGCCCTCGAGCACCCCTACGACGCTTCTCGGGCGGTGGGGGTGTGGGCTCTGGATGCCGGGGCGCTGTGCGCGTCGGCGACCAACCGCCGTGCGTGGGGCGACGGTCTGCACCACGTGCTCGACGCCCGCACGGGTGAGCCGGTGCGGGAGTATGCGGCGACGTGGGCGGTCGCCGCCGACGCGATGACGGCGGATGCCGTCGCCACAGCCCTCTTCTTCGACGGCGGTCCGCGATTCGCGGAGCGCAGCAGAGCGTCGTGGGTGCGGATGCGCACCGACGGGGCCGTCGAATGGTCACCTCACTGCGAAGCGGAGTTGTTCGTATGA
- a CDS encoding FMN-binding protein, with translation MIRATAVPRSLRVTAAAASVAGLALLAGCAGQADAEQPGSGGAASSDATPAAGSTGSAGSTGGTYTDGTYTAEGTYQTPEGPETITVQLTIASDAVTAVEVTGEPTRRESKQYQSQFIGGISDAVVGKSLDEVKVDRVAGSSLTSGGFNAAVEEIRTYAAA, from the coding sequence ATGATCCGAGCCACTGCCGTACCCCGTTCGCTCCGTGTGACCGCCGCCGCGGCATCCGTCGCCGGCCTCGCCCTTCTCGCCGGGTGCGCGGGTCAGGCCGATGCCGAACAGCCCGGTTCGGGTGGAGCGGCCTCGTCCGACGCGACGCCCGCGGCGGGCTCGACCGGTTCGGCGGGCTCGACCGGCGGAACCTACACCGACGGCACGTACACCGCCGAGGGCACCTACCAGACCCCGGAGGGCCCCGAGACGATCACCGTGCAGCTGACGATCGCGTCCGACGCCGTGACCGCGGTGGAGGTCACAGGTGAGCCGACCCGCCGTGAGAGCAAGCAGTACCAGTCGCAGTTCATCGGCGGCATCTCGGATGCCGTCGTCGGCAAGAGCCTCGACGAGGTGAAGGTCGACCGGGTCGCGGGCTCGTCCCTCACAAGCGGTGGCTTCAACGCGGCGGTCGAGGAGATCCGCACCTACGCGGCAGCATGA